One Capra hircus breed San Clemente chromosome 29, ASM170441v1, whole genome shotgun sequence genomic region harbors:
- the SIGIRR gene encoding single Ig IL-1-related receptor isoform X3 has translation MAGACDKAPDFLSPSGNQVLGLALGSTVTLNCTALVVSGPHCPLPSVQWLKDGLLLSNGSLYHLHEHSWVKTNWSEVLVSSVLGINLTRAEDFGTFTCSLQNVSSSSFTLWRAGLAGHVAAVLASLLALLALLLVALLYVRCRLNVLLWYQDKYGEVEMNDGKLYDAYISYSDSPEDRKFVNFILKPQLERHRGYKLFLDDRDLLPRAEPSADLLVNLSRCRRLVVVLSDAFLGRAWCSHSFREGLCRLLELTRRPIFITFEGQRRDPVHPALRLLRQHRHLVTLLLWKPGSVTPSSDFWKELRLALPRKVQYRSMEGDPQTRLQDDKDPMLIVRGRLPEGRTLDPELDPDPEGDLGVRGPVFGEPAALPHASVVSLGEGQGSEVDVSDLGSRNYSARTDFYCLVSEDDV, from the exons GAGCCTGCGACAAGGCCCCTGACTTCCTGTCCCCGTCTGGAAACCAGGTCCTGGGGCTTGCCCTGGGCAGCACGGTCACACTGAACTGCACAGCCTTGGTGGTCTCGGGGCCCCACTGCCCCCTGCCCTCAGTACAGTGGCTGAAAGACGGGCTGCTGCTGAGCAATGGAAGCCTCTATCACCTCCATGAGCACTCCTG GGTCAAGACCAACTGGTCAGAGGTGCTTGTGTCCAGTGTCCTGGGGATCAACCTGACCAGAGCTGAGGACTTCGGGACCTTCACCTGCTCCCTCCAGAACGTCAGCTCGTCTTCCTTCACTCTTTGGAGAGCTG GCCTGGCGGGACACGTGGCCGCGGTGCTGGCCTCGCTCTTGGCCCTGCTGGCCCTGCTCCTGGTGGCGCTGCTGTACGTGAGGTGTCGGCTCAATGTACTGCTCTGGTACCAAGACAAGTATGGGGAGGTGGAGATGAACG ACGGGAAGCTCTACGACGCCTACATCTCCTACAGCGACAGCCCTGAGGACCGGAAGTTCGTGAACTTCATCCTGAAGCCGCAGCTGGAGCGGCATCGTGGCTACAAGCTCTTTCTGGACGACCGCGACCTCCTGCCGCGCGCGG AGCCGTCGGCAGATCTCCTGGTGAACCTGAGCCGCTGCCGGCGACTTGTGGTGGTGTTGTCGGATGCCTTCCTGGGCCGGGCCTGGTGCAGTCACAGCTTCCG GGAGGGCCTGTGCCGGCTGCTGGAGCTCACGCGCAGACCCATCTTCATCACCTTCGAGGGCCAGCGGCGCGACCCCGTGCACCCCGCGCTGCGCCTGCTGCGGCAGCATCGCCACCTGGTGACCCTGCTGCTCTGGAAGCCCGGCTCTGTG ACGCCTTCCTCCGATTTTTGGAAAGAGCTACGGTTGGCGCTGCCACGGAAGGTGCAGTACAGATCGATGGAGGGAGACCCCCAGACCCGGCTGCAGGACGACAAGGACCCCATGCTGATTGTGCGAGGCCGGCTCCCAGAGGGTCGGACCCTGGACCCCGAGCTGGACCCCGACCCTGAGGGGGACCTGG GTGTGCGAGGGCCTGTCTTTGGGGAGCCAGCAGCTCTTCCACACGCAAGTGTGGTCTCGCTTGGAGAGGGCCAAGGCAGCGAGGTGGATGTGTCGGACCTTGGCTCCCGGAACTACAGTGCCCGCACGGACTTCTACTGCCTGGTGTCGGAGGACGACGTGTAG